A window of the Citrus sinensis cultivar Valencia sweet orange chromosome 9, DVS_A1.0, whole genome shotgun sequence genome harbors these coding sequences:
- the LOC102631462 gene encoding polycomb group protein FIE1, whose protein sequence is MARTAIGCEPLVGSLTPSKKREYRVTNKLQEGKRPLYAVVFNFIDSRYFNVFATVGGNRVTVYQCLEGGVIAALQSYVDEDKEESFYTVSWACNVDGIPFLVAGGINGIIRVIDVSNEKLHKSFVGHGDSINEIRTQPLKPSLVVSASKDESVRLWNVQTGICILIFAGAGGHRNEVLSVDFHPSDIYRIASCGMDNTVKIWSMKEFWTYVEKSFTWTDLPSKFPTKYVQFPVFIASVHSNYVDCNRWLGDFILSKSVDNEIVLWEPKMKEQSPGEGTADILQKYPVPECDIWFIKFSCDFHYNAAAIGNREGKIFVWELQSSPPVLIARLSHAQSKSPIRQTAMSYDGSTILSCCEDGAIWRWDAIPT, encoded by the exons ATGGCGAGGACTGCGATCGGCTGCGAGCCACTGGTAGGATCACTAACGCCGTCGAAAAAACGCGAGTACAGAGTCACTAATAAGCTCCAAGAAGGCAAGCGTCCTTTGTACGCCGTCGTTTTCAACTTCATCGACTCCCGCTACTTCAACGTCTTCGCCACCGTCGGTGGAAATCGC GTAACTGTATACCAATGTCTTGAGGGGGGTGTTATTGCAGCATTGCAGTCTTATGTTGATGAAGAT AAGGAAGAGTCATTTTATACTGTGAGCTGGGCTTGCAATGTGGATGGGATCCCCTTCTTAGTGGCAGGAGGCATCAATGGTATCATCCGAGTAATTGATGTCAGTAATGAGAAACTTCACAAG AGTTTTGTTGGCCATGGGGATTCAATAAATGAAATCAGGACCCAGCCACTGAAACCCTCACTTGTGGTGTCTGCAAGcaaa GATGAATCAGTTCGTCTCTGGAATGTGCAAactggaatatgcattttgataTTTGCTGGTGCTGGGGGTCACCGTAATGAAGTTTTGAGCGTG GACTTTCATCCTTCAGATATCTATCGCATTGCAAGTTGTGGCATGGACAACACTGTCAAGATTTGGTCAATGAAAG AGTTCTGGACATATGTAGAGAAATCATTCACATGGACAGATCTTCCTTCAAAATTTCCCACAAAATATGTACAATTCCCT GTCTTCATAGCATCAGTTCATTCAAATTATGTTGACTGTAATCGGTGGCTtggtgattttattttatcaaag AGTGTGGACAATGAAATTGTATTGTGGGAACCAAAAATGAAGGAACAGTCGCCGGGGGAG GGTACAGCTGACATACTTCAGAAATACCCTGTCCCAGAGTGTGATATCTGGTTCATCAAGTTTTCCTGTGATTTTCATTACAATGCAGCTGCCATAG GGAATAGAGAAGGGAAGATTTTTGTTTGGGAGCTACAAAGTAGCCCCCCTGTTCTAATTGCAAG GCTGTCTCATGCTCAGTCAAAATCTCCCATTAGACAGACTGCCATGTCCTATGATGGAAG CACCATTCTCAGCTGTTGTGAGGATGGAGCAATATGGCGCTGGGATGCTATACCGACTTAA